A section of the Citrobacter farmeri genome encodes:
- the malE gene encoding maltose/maltodextrin ABC transporter substrate-binding protein MalE: MKIKTGARVFALSALAAMMISAPALAKIEEGKLVIWINGDKGYNGLAEVGKKFEKDTGIKVTIEHPDKLEEKFPQVAATGDGPDIIFWAHDRFGGYAQSGLLAEITPEKTFQDKLYPFTWDAVRYNGKLIAYPIAVEALSLIYNKDLVPNPPKTWEEIPALDKELKAKGKSALMFNLQEPYFTWPLIAADGGYAFKFENGKYDVKDVGVDSAGAKAGLGFLVDLIKNKHINADTDYSIAEAAFNKGDTAMTINGPWAWSNIDKSKVNYGVTLLPTFKGKPSKPFVGVLSAGINAASPNKELAKEFLENYLLTDQGLEEVNKDKPLGAVALKSYQEQLAKDPRIAATMDNAQKGEIMPNIPQMSAFWYAVRTAVINAASGRQTVDAALKDAQGRITK; encoded by the coding sequence ATGAAGATCAAGACTGGCGCACGCGTTTTCGCATTGTCCGCCCTCGCAGCAATGATGATTTCCGCACCGGCTCTGGCCAAAATCGAAGAAGGTAAACTGGTTATCTGGATTAACGGCGATAAAGGCTATAACGGCCTGGCCGAAGTGGGCAAAAAATTCGAGAAAGACACCGGTATCAAAGTGACCATCGAGCACCCGGACAAGCTGGAAGAGAAATTCCCGCAGGTCGCGGCAACCGGTGACGGTCCGGACATCATCTTCTGGGCGCACGATCGTTTTGGCGGTTACGCACAGTCTGGCCTGCTGGCTGAAATCACCCCGGAAAAAACGTTCCAGGACAAACTCTATCCGTTCACCTGGGATGCCGTTCGTTACAACGGTAAACTGATCGCCTACCCAATTGCGGTAGAAGCGCTGTCGCTGATTTACAACAAAGACCTGGTACCAAACCCACCGAAGACCTGGGAAGAGATCCCTGCGCTGGATAAAGAGCTGAAGGCGAAAGGTAAGAGCGCCCTGATGTTCAACCTGCAAGAACCGTACTTCACCTGGCCGCTGATTGCCGCCGATGGCGGTTACGCATTCAAGTTTGAAAACGGCAAGTATGATGTGAAAGATGTGGGCGTCGACAGCGCAGGCGCGAAAGCGGGCCTGGGTTTCCTGGTTGACCTCATCAAGAACAAACACATAAACGCGGATACCGATTACTCCATCGCAGAAGCGGCCTTTAACAAAGGCGATACGGCGATGACCATCAACGGCCCGTGGGCCTGGTCGAACATCGACAAGAGCAAAGTGAACTACGGCGTCACCCTGCTGCCGACCTTCAAAGGCAAACCGTCTAAACCCTTCGTGGGCGTGCTGAGTGCCGGAATTAACGCCGCCAGCCCGAATAAAGAACTGGCGAAAGAGTTCCTTGAAAACTACCTGTTGACCGATCAGGGTCTGGAAGAAGTGAACAAGGATAAACCACTGGGTGCCGTAGCGCTGAAATCCTATCAGGAGCAGTTAGCGAAAGACCCGCGCATCGCGGCCACCATGGATAACGCCCAGAAAGGCGAAATCATGCCGAACATCCCGCAGATGTCTGCGTTCTGGTACGCCGTGCGTACGGCGGTCATCAACGCCGCCAGCGGTCGCCAGACGGTTGACGCTGCACTGAAAGACGCGCAGGGCCGTATCACCAAGTAA
- the malK gene encoding maltose/maltodextrin ABC transporter ATP-binding protein MalK: MASVQLRNVTKAWGDVVVSKDINLDIHEGEFVVFVGPSGCGKSTLLRMIAGLETITSGDLYIGETRMNDIPPAERGVGMVFQSYALYPHLSVAENMSFGLKLAGAKKEVMNQRVNQVAEVLQLAHLLERKPKALSGGQRQRVAIGRTLVAEPRVFLLDEPLSNLDAALRVQMRIEISRLHKRLGRTMIYVTHDQVEAMTLADKIVVLDAGRVAQIGKPLELYHYPADRFVAGFIGSPKMNFLPVKVTATAIDQVQVELPNRQHVWLPVDSRDVQVGVNMSLGIRPEHLLPSDIADVTLEGEVQVVEQLGHETQIHIQIPAIRQNLVYRQNDVVLVEEGATFAIGLPPERCHLFREDGTACRRLHKEPGV; encoded by the coding sequence ATGGCGAGCGTACAGCTGCGAAATGTAACGAAAGCCTGGGGTGACGTGGTGGTATCGAAAGATATCAATCTCGACATTCACGAAGGGGAATTCGTGGTGTTTGTTGGACCGTCAGGCTGCGGCAAATCGACCCTGCTCCGTATGATTGCCGGACTTGAAACGATTACCAGCGGAGACCTCTATATAGGGGAAACCCGCATGAACGATATCCCACCCGCAGAGCGTGGCGTCGGTATGGTCTTCCAGTCCTACGCGCTCTACCCCCATTTATCCGTTGCCGAAAATATGTCGTTTGGCCTGAAACTGGCGGGCGCCAAAAAAGAGGTGATGAATCAGCGTGTTAACCAGGTTGCGGAAGTGCTGCAACTGGCGCATCTGCTGGAGCGTAAACCAAAAGCCCTCTCGGGGGGGCAGCGCCAGCGTGTGGCGATTGGTCGTACGCTGGTGGCGGAGCCGCGCGTGTTCCTGCTCGATGAACCTCTTTCTAACCTTGATGCCGCGCTGCGTGTGCAGATGCGTATCGAAATCTCCCGTCTGCATAAACGGCTTGGGCGCACGATGATCTACGTCACCCACGATCAGGTCGAAGCGATGACGCTGGCCGACAAAATCGTGGTGCTGGATGCCGGTCGCGTCGCGCAGATCGGTAAACCGCTGGAACTGTATCACTACCCGGCAGACCGCTTTGTCGCGGGCTTTATTGGTTCGCCGAAGATGAACTTCCTGCCGGTGAAAGTCACCGCGACGGCCATCGACCAGGTACAGGTAGAACTACCGAACCGTCAACACGTCTGGCTGCCGGTCGACAGCCGTGATGTGCAGGTGGGCGTAAACATGTCGTTAGGTATCCGTCCTGAACACCTGCTGCCCAGTGATATCGCCGATGTCACGCTGGAAGGCGAGGTTCAGGTCGTCGAACAGCTTGGTCACGAAACACAGATTCATATCCAGATCCCCGCCATTCGTCAAAACCTGGTCTACCGCCAGAACGACGTGGTGTTGGTAGAAGAGGGCGCCACATTCGCTATTGGCCTGCCGCCAGAACGTTGTCATCTGTTCCGTGAAGATGGCACCGCATGTCGTCGGCTGCATAAAGAGCCAGGCGTTTAA